GAGCACAAGATTCTGGTCCCAGCTTGATGCTGATGAACAAAAGATTTTCATGGGCGCGGCGAAGGAAGCAATGGATTACCAGAAGCAGCTTTCCAGAGAGAAGAATGCAGAGCTGATCGAGGAATTCCAGAACGATATGGAAGTGACGAAGCTGACTGCGGAGCAGATCCAGGCGTTCAAGGACGCGGCACAGCCTGTATATGACGAATACGAAGATATCATTGGCATGCAGCTTCTGGGAGCATTTGGCTACACGAAATAGCTCAGCGTTATTTCGGACGGGGGAGTGATATCCCCCGTTCATTTTTTGTGTTTGGGGGAAGTGTTTTGAGACTTATTGATTACCTTGAAGAGCTTTTGGTAGTGACTAGTCTCTTGGTAATGGTTATTGTCAATTTTGGTAACGTTATCTCCAGATACTTGATACATGCATCCTGGTCTTTTTCGGAAGAGATTATGGTAATTCTTTTCGTTTACAATAGTTTTCTGGGTGCGTCGATCGCATATAAGCGGGGAGCTCACCTTGGTTTTACAGCGCTTACGGACTTGTTGCCGGTCTCGTTGCGGCGCAAGGTTGTTGTGCTGATCGGGATGCTGACAGTGGCCCTGATGGCTGTGCTTTCCAAAGCCGGTTATGAGATGGTGCAAAGCCAGATGATGTTCAATCAGAGAACCCCCGCACTAGGACTGCCGGAATGGCTTGCCGGTGCTTCGGTTCCCTTAGGCGCGCTCCTGATTATACTGCGTGTGATCCAGTCAACGATCATCGAGCTCAGACTCTTGCAGGTTGAATCCTTTGAAGGCGAGCAGGGGGGAGATGCGTGATGGCCTGGATTCTGTTCGGTATCTTTGCGTTGGCTCTTCTGCTGGGTGTGCCAATCTCTATTGCTCTTGGCGTTTCGGCCATTACTTCGCTGATTTTGTTCGGTTTCCCTCTATCGATGTTTCCCGCGGTGATGTATGCCTCGCTGGGGAAGTTTACGTTGCTGGCGATTCCCTTCTTTGTCCTTGCCGGTGTGATCATGGAATATGCGGGGATTTCGAAGCGTCTTGTAGCCTTTGCCAATGTCATGATGGGGCATGTGACTGGTGGCCTGGCTGTTGTGACGGTTGTTGTCTCCTGCTTTTTTGCCGCCATCTCCGGTTCCGGTCCGGCGACGGTTGCCGCGATTGGGGCGATATTGATGCCCGCCATGGTTGAGGCAGGGTATGATAGAGGGTTTGCCTCGGCATTGACGGCGGCTTCCGGCAGTGTGGGGATTGTGATTCCTCCCAGCATTGCCTTTGTCGTCTTCGGGGTGCTGGCGGAGGTGTCGATCGGCAAGCTCTTTATGGCCGGTATTGTCCCGGGGGTCATCCTGGGGATCTCCCTGATTGTTGTCAGTCTCTTGCTGCTGAAGAGAAACAGCGGCTCCCTGAAGAAGGGCCGGCGGCACACCTGGGGGGAGCGGTGTCATGCTTTCAAGGATGCGATATGGGGGCTTCTGGCCCCGATTATCATCCTTGGGGGTATCTACGGTGGCATTGTGACGCCTACGGAAGCGGCGGGGATCGCGGTGGTCTACGGGTTTTTCGTGGGTTTTTTCGTCTATCGGGAGATCAGGATCAAGGATCTCTGGCGCCTCCTCGTTGATGCTTCGGTGGGCTCCGCGGTTGTGATGTTTATCATCGCCTTTGCCAGCGTATTCGCCTGGCTGTTGACGACAGGTCAGATCGCCAGCTCCATTGCGGAGAACATGCTTGGTCTGACAGACAATAAGTATGTGTTGTTGTTTTTCATGAACGTCATCTTCCTTGTTGCGGGGTGTTTCATTGACGCGGCATCGGCCTTTTTCATCTTTGTTCCGATTATGCTTCCCGTGATCCATCACATCGGTGTCGATCCGGTGGTGTTTGGCGTTTTCATGACCATGAACCTGGCGATCGGCATGGCAACCCCTCCCATAGGACTGGATATCTTTATGGCATCGAATATCGGGAAGGTCCCGTTGAAGGTGATCTCCATAAAAGTGATTCCCTTTGTGTTGGCCAGCCTGGTTGCGCTTGCCTGTGTCACCTACATACCCCAGCTTTCCCTGTGGTTCCCGCATCTGTTGGGGATG
The Synergistales bacterium DNA segment above includes these coding regions:
- a CDS encoding TRAP transporter small permease, with product MRLIDYLEELLVVTSLLVMVIVNFGNVISRYLIHASWSFSEEIMVILFVYNSFLGASIAYKRGAHLGFTALTDLLPVSLRRKVVVLIGMLTVALMAVLSKAGYEMVQSQMMFNQRTPALGLPEWLAGASVPLGALLIILRVIQSTIIELRLLQVESFEGEQGGDA
- a CDS encoding TRAP transporter large permease yields the protein MAWILFGIFALALLLGVPISIALGVSAITSLILFGFPLSMFPAVMYASLGKFTLLAIPFFVLAGVIMEYAGISKRLVAFANVMMGHVTGGLAVVTVVVSCFFAAISGSGPATVAAIGAILMPAMVEAGYDRGFASALTAASGSVGIVIPPSIAFVVFGVLAEVSIGKLFMAGIVPGVILGISLIVVSLLLLKRNSGSLKKGRRHTWGERCHAFKDAIWGLLAPIIILGGIYGGIVTPTEAAGIAVVYGFFVGFFVYREIRIKDLWRLLVDASVGSAVVMFIIAFASVFAWLLTTGQIASSIAENMLGLTDNKYVLLFFMNVIFLVAGCFIDAASAFFIFVPIMLPVIHHIGVDPVVFGVFMTMNLAIGMATPPIGLDIFMASNIGKVPLKVISIKVIPFVLASLVALACVTYIPQLSLWFPHLLGM